A stretch of DNA from Flavobacteriales bacterium:
TTAAAATGGACATATGCAAAAGACGGTATTGTTTCTAAGTCAAAAAATCATCCTCTCGTAAATTCTGAGATGATTGGTAAACCAATTGCTATTTTTAACCGTAACAAACACACAGACTGTAACTAAATCTGCGTATTTGATTAAAAGTATTATTACCCTTTTATTTTTCACCTTAAGCTATTCCGTATTTGCATCGAACGATTGCAATTGCAAGGAATCGGAGAATCTATTCAAAGAAGTGAAGCGATCTAAAGCTGTATTTATTGGTAAAGTAGAAAGCATAAGGCTCTTTAACTCATCTAATAAAACAGACAACAAATACACAATAGTTAAGGTAAGACGCATTAATCATTACAAAGGGGAAATTTCCAAAACGATAGAAGTCCGTTTTACTGAAAACTGTGCATTCGAAATGGAGAAAGGCGAGTCTTACCTAATCTTTGGGAAAATGAAAAAGGGAATAGTAATTACCGATAGGTGTACTCGTACTAAACGCGTTATTGACACGCCAGACGACATAGAAATTCTTAAGAAAATTTACGGCGAATAGATATTATTCCGACATTTAAGCTTTGAATAATCAACGAAATACCACAACCGGATAATGAACTCGGACTTACCGTCGATCAATAAATCTGATTGGAAAACAGCCTTAGAGTCAATTTCTATTAAGTACCATAAAGTAGGTGCTTGGTGTGCATTTGCATTCAATCTAATATTTAGTATCAGCGATTATTTTATTATGCCTGAGCATTGGTTACAGTTCTTTATTATTAGATCTGTTCTTTCTCTAACCATTTTGGCAAGCATCTTTGGTCATAAGTTCTCCATTATTAAACACGAAGTAATGATTGCCACTGCGGTACTCCTTATATCAGTTGAGAACGCATACTTATATAGCGTAATGGATGTTGAGATGTTTCAGCAACACACTTTCGCTTATATTGCTTTGTTTATTGGCTGTGGCATGCTCGTTTTATGGGAGAAGGTTTACTCAATCGTAATTGTTATAGCAAACATAACAAGCGGCTTAGTATTATTTCCAATATTCTCACCACTCACTTTTGATGAGATTATGGCTAATGGTGGATTACTCACTTTGTCTGTCTCAATTTTTACCATCTTTCTTATTAGTACGCGATACAACCTTACGGTAAGAGAAATAAAAGCAAGACTAGCCCTATCCGAATCTAATGAGCAGTTAGCCATTCAGAAAGACTTGGTAGAAGAAAGAAGTCAAGATATAACTGCTAGTATCACCTACGCTAAACGAATACAGGATGCCATCCTTCCTCCTATTAAACTTATAAAAGATCACTTGCCGAATGCATTTGTTTTGTTTAAGCCGAAAGACATTGTTAGTGGAGACTTTTATTGGTTAGGGGCAAGGGGTGATAAAATTTTATTTGCCGCCGTTGACTGTACAGGTCATGGTGTTCCTGGCGCTATGGTAAGCGTAATTGGACATAACAGCTTAAACAGAGCAGTTCGTGAATTCGGATTAACAGAGCCAGCTAAGATTCTTGATAAGCTAAATGAACTGGTAAAAGAGACGTTCGAAAAATCGGAGGATGAGGTTCGAGACGGAATGGATATTGCCATTTGCAGTTTGGATAAAAAATCTGGCAGCTTAGAATTCTCAGGAGCTAACAATCCTTTATTTCTGTTGCGAGATGGAGAAGTAATTGAAACAAAAGGCGACAAGCAGCCAATTGGTAATTATGTAAAAACTAAGTCGTATTCAAATCATAAAATAGAAACAAAATCTGGCGACATGCTTTACATCTTTTCAGATGGCTATGTAGATCAATTTGGTGGCCCGAAGGGAAAGAAATTTAAAGTTAAGCGGATGAAAGAGCTCATGATCGATATCCATAGAAAGAAAATGGAAGATCAAAAAAGGCTGCTCAACAAAGCCTTTGAATTATGGCGTGGAGATCAAGAACAAATCGATGATGTTTGTATTTTCGGCATTAAACTGTAAAAAAAGCAAACACACAAATCACTGATTACCAGAAAAAAAATAATTTTTAACCGTTTATAATCGACTATAAACGTTTAATACTTGTTTAGGTAATGTATCATTTTCTATTCTCGTGGTTCACCATTAAATGAACTCATGAGAAAGCTTACCAAATTTATAACCTTAAGACATTTAATAGTCGATAGCAGAATGCACATTGGCTTTGAATTCAAAACCGATCCGTTGCTTCAAAAACTTATTGGCACATTAACTAATGTTGGATGGTCTGAGGAATTCAACATGTCTTATGTAATTAACAATCCAAAGAATGTAGAAGAGATCTTTAGTACCTTCAGAGGAATTGCTTGGATTAACACAAAATACTTTTTCAAAAACCGTCCGGCAAACAACCTCGATGCACAAGAAGATCTTTCTAGCTTAAAGCATAGAGATATTAAATATGAGAGAGCTTGTCCGCTTGACTACATTGCAAATTAGAATCGCTTCGTTATGCAAAGAGTACAGCAACTACCTAACTATTGCAGACTCCTTCAGTCGATTTGTGTTCTCTTCTAAAGGTTTATACTCGAAAAACTATATGTCTGTCAAAAAAGAATTTACTCGTGTATTTAAAAAGTATGGAATGCCACATCAAATCCATACCGATAATGGATCTCCTTTTGGCTCTACTAGAGCGCTTAAAATATTTACACAACTTTCATATTGGTTTATTGACCTTGGCATAATGCCAGTATTCTCTGATCCAGCTCATCCTGAGCAAAACGGAAGACATGAAAGAATGCACAAATACCTTAAAGCTGA
This window harbors:
- a CDS encoding SpoIIE family protein phosphatase — its product is MNSDLPSINKSDWKTALESISIKYHKVGAWCAFAFNLIFSISDYFIMPEHWLQFFIIRSVLSLTILASIFGHKFSIIKHEVMIATAVLLISVENAYLYSVMDVEMFQQHTFAYIALFIGCGMLVLWEKVYSIVIVIANITSGLVLFPIFSPLTFDEIMANGGLLTLSVSIFTIFLISTRYNLTVREIKARLALSESNEQLAIQKDLVEERSQDITASITYAKRIQDAILPPIKLIKDHLPNAFVLFKPKDIVSGDFYWLGARGDKILFAAVDCTGHGVPGAMVSVIGHNSLNRAVREFGLTEPAKILDKLNELVKETFEKSEDEVRDGMDIAICSLDKKSGSLEFSGANNPLFLLRDGEVIETKGDKQPIGNYVKTKSYSNHKIETKSGDMLYIFSDGYVDQFGGPKGKKFKVKRMKELMIDIHRKKMEDQKRLLNKAFELWRGDQEQIDDVCIFGIKL
- a CDS encoding transposase family protein, with the protein product MRELVRLTTLQIRIASLCKEYSNYLTIADSFSRFVFSSKGLYSKNYMSVKKEFTRVFKKYGMPHQIHTDNGSPFGSTRALKIFTQLSYWFIDLGIMPVFSDPAHPEQNGRHERMHKYLKAECAMPPAFNLTGQQRSMNHFVK